A stretch of the Salarias fasciatus chromosome 3, fSalaFa1.1, whole genome shotgun sequence genome encodes the following:
- the zdhhc21 gene encoding palmitoyltransferase ZDHHC21, with translation MKLRLHFVVDPMGWLCISLVFGIWLYNSFFIPKLVLLPHYDEGHIPWAIVVCYYIASGLCIAALFRASTADPGRLPADPHIPHSEREQWELCNKCNLMRPKRSHHCSRCGHCVRRMDHHCPWINNCVGEDNHWLFLQLCFYAQLLSLFTLVLDFCQYYYFQPLTTLDQEKFTTRHELALLRVSALMGVVMLVGMSSLFYTQMTGILSDMTTIEKMSTFSNEIYSMKRSWQWALAEVCGTRWKLLWLFPLRSRKPLKGTHHYRTHV, from the exons ATGAAGCTTCGCCTGCACTTTGTGGTGGATCCCATGGGCTGGCTGTGCATCAGCCTGGTGTTTGGGATCTGGCTCTACAACTCCTTCTTCATCCCCAAACTGGTTCTGCTTCCACACTACGACGAAGGTCACATCCCTTGGGCAATAGTTGTCT gTTACTACATAGCATCGGGTCTCTGCATAGCAGCCCTGTTCAGAGCTTCCACGGCAGATCCCGGCCGTCTTCCTGCGGATCCTCACATACCTCACTCTG AAAGAGAGCAATGGGAGTTGTGCAATAAATGCAACTTAATGAGACCTAAAAGATCACACCATTGCAGTCGCTGTGGCCACTGTGTGCGCAGGATGGACCACCACTGTCCTTG gatTAATAACTGTGTGGGAGAAGACAACCACTGgctcttcctgcagctgtgcTTCTATGCTCAACTTCTCAGTTTATTCACACTGGTGCTGGACTTCTGCCAGTATTATTACTTCCAGCCACTGACAACACTTGACCAG GAGAAGTTTACAACGCGTCATGAGCTGGCCCTGCTGCGAGTCTCGGCGCTCATGGGCGTGGTCATGTTGGTTGGCATGTCGAGCTTGTTTTACACTCAGATGACGGGCATTCTCTCT GATATGACCACTATTGAGAAAATGTCAACCTTCTCAAATGAAAT ATACAGCATGAAGAGATCCTGGCAGTGGGCCCTCGCAGAAGTCTGCGGCACCCGCTGGAAGCTCCTGTGGCTCTTCCCACTCCGCAGCAGGAAGCCACTCAAAGGCACCCACCACTACCGCACCCACGTGTAG
- the plaa gene encoding phospholipase A-2-activating protein: MASSNTYKLRCSIPGHEMDVRGLTAAFFPEGSFVSVSRDRTGRVWVPNSSPDKGFTEMHCMSGHSNFVSCVCIIAPNETYPRGLVATGGNDNNICVFTLDQPQPLFTLKGHKNTVCTLSSGKFGTLLSGSWDTTAKVWLNEKCMMTLQGHTAAVWAVIILPEQGLMLSGSADKTIKLWKAGRCENTFTGHEDCVRGLAVISSTEFLSCSNDTSIRKWLVTGECLQVYYSHTNYIYSLAVFPNGQDFISTGEDRTLRIWRKGECSQTIRLPAQSVWCCCILPNGDIAVGASDGIIRVFTEAEDRMASVEDLQAFEDELSKATIDPKTGDLGDIKMEDLPGREHLNEPGNRDGQTRLIKDGQKVEAYQWSVSDGRWVKIGDVVGGSNQQTSKSVMYEGKEYDYVFTIDVNEGGPSMKLPYNVSEDPWLTAHNFLQKNDLSPMFLDQVANFIIENTKGHVVGPAQPVSGDPFTGGARYIPGSSGDRPGFGADPFTGSGRYIPGSGPNMSAPGGVADPFTGGGAYSSAALRETTTNIYFPKTDGVTFEQANSSQIIAKLKELNGGAPQEHKLSEEVLESVERLLMSVCGPGSSEPPPTMQQINDLWRAAHWPEDIVFPVLDIVRLAVRHPQVNETLCGEAEGVQMCNHLLSLMRPEGRPANQMLALRTLCNCFSGRHGRALLMAQREAVLARAADLATVCNKNIHIALATLVLNYAGCLHSQPDLEAKAQCLSVASRALETVQDKEAIFRLLVALGTTVASDQTAQDLARSLGVTSQISKYSSVSDPSKVGECCQLVLKQLQ; this comes from the exons ATGGCATCATCTAACACCTACAAACTCAGGTGCTCCATCCCGGGCCACGAGATGGACGTGAGAGGCCTGACGGCGGCTTTTTTCCCGGAGGGATCCTTCGTGTCTGTGTCCAGAGACCGAACCGGAAGAGTCTGGGTACCAAACTCAAg CCCAGACAAAGGCTTCACAGAGATGCACTGCATGTCCGGTCACTCAAATTTTGTATCCTGTGTTTGCATCATCGCTCCTAATGAAACGTATCCTCGGGGACTTGTAGCGACAGGTGgaaatgataataatatttgtgttttcacactggaTCAACCACAACCCCTGTTTACTCTCAAAGGTCACAAAAACACTG TTTGCACGCTATCATCTGGGAAATTTGGGACACTTCTGAGTGGCTCCTGGGATACAACAGCCAAAGTCTGGCTCAATGAGAAGTGCATGATGACTCTGCAG GGCCACACCGCTGCAGTGTGGGCTGTCATCATTTTACCTGAACAAGGCCTGATGCTCTCAGGATCAGCAGATAAGACCATAAAACTCTGGAAGGCTGGTCGGTGCGAGAACACGTTTACAG GCCACGAGGACTGTGTAAGGGGGCTAGCAGTGATCAGCAGCACTGAATTCTTGTCATGCAGCAATGACACAAGTATCAGAAAGTGGCTGGTGACCGGAGAATGTCTACAAGTTTATTACAGTCACACCAACTACATCTACAGCCTTGCTGTCTTCCCCAATGGCCAAG ATTTCATAAGCACAGGAGAGGACCGGACTCTGAGGATCTGGAGGAAGGGAGAATGCTCTCAGACCATCCGCCTGCCTGCCCAGTCTGTCTGGTGCTGCTGTATTCTGCCTAATGGGGATATAGCTGTTGGAgccag TGACGGCATCATCCGTGTGTTTACGGAAGCCGAGGACCGCATGGCGAGTGTGGAGGACCTGCAGGCCTTCGAGGATGAGCTTTCCAAAGCCACCATCGACCCCAAGACCGGCGATCTCGGAGACATCAAAATGGAGGACCTTCCTGGACGAGAGCACCTGAACGAGCCTG GCAATCGTGATGGACAGACACGCTTGATTAAAGATGGGCAGAAGGTGGAGGCGTATCAGTGGAGCGTCAGCGACGGGCGCTGGGTGAAAATCGGAGACGTGGTCGGCGGCTCCAACCAGCAGACGTCAAAGAGCGTGATGTATGAAGGAAAG GAATACGACTACGTCTTCACCATCGACGTGAACGAGGGCGGGCCGTCCATGAAGCTGCCCTACAACGTGTCGGAGGACCCCTGGCTCACGGCGCACAACTTCCTGCAGAAGAACGACCTCAGCCCCATGTTTCTCGACCAGGTGGCAAATTTCATCATCGAGAACACCAAAGGACACGTGGTGGGACCCGCCCAGCCCGTCAGCGGCGACCCGTTCACAG GAGGAGCGCGTTATATCCCCGGCTCCTCTGGTGACAGGCCAGGCTTTGGTGCTGATCCCTTCACTG GCTCTGGTCGCTACATCCCAGGATCGGGTCCCAACATGAGTGCTCCCGGAGGCGTAGCCGATCCTTTCACAG GAGGAGGTGCCTACTCCTCAGCAGCCCTGAGAGAGACCACGACCAACATCTACTTCCCAAAGACTGATGGTGTGACCTTTGAGCAAGCCAATTCCTCTCAGATCATTG CCAAGTTGAAGGAGCTGAACGGAGGCGCCCCGCAGGAACACAAGCTCTCTGAGGAAGTCCTGGAAAGCGTGGAGAGGCTGctcatgtctgtgtgtgggcCCGGCTCCTCTGAGCCTCCCCCGACCATGCAGCAGATCAACGACCTCTGGAGAGCTGCTCACTGGCCTGAAG ACATAGTGTTCCCTGTCCTGGACATCGTGAGGCTGGCAGTGCGTCACCCACAGGTTAATGAAACGCTCTGTGGAGAGGCGGAGGGAGTCCAGATGTGCAACCACCTGCTGAGCCTGATGAGGCCCGAGGGGCGGCCCGCCAACCAGATGCTGGCGCTGCGGACTTTGTGCAACTGCTTTAGCGGCAGACACGGCCGAGCCCTCCTCATGGCCCAGCGCGAAGCGGTGCTGGCGCGCGCCGCCGACCTGGCCACCGTCTGTAATAAGAACATCCACATCGCCTTGGCCACGCTGGTGCTCAACTACGCCGGCTGCCTGCACAGCCAGCCCGACCTCGAGGCCAAGGCCCAGTGCCTGTCGGTGGCCAGCCGAGCTCTGGAGACCGTACAAGACAAGGAGGCCATCTTTAGGTTGCTGGTGGCCTTGGGAACCACTGTGGCCTCGGACCAGACGGCCCAGGACCTGGCCCGCTCCCTGGGGGTCACGTCTCAAATCTCAAAGTACTCCTCAGTGTCTGATCCGTCAAAAGTGGGCGAGTGTTGTCAGCTGGTTTTAAAACAACTCCAATGA